A single region of the Mus caroli chromosome 16, CAROLI_EIJ_v1.1, whole genome shotgun sequence genome encodes:
- the Cldnd1 gene encoding claudin domain-containing protein 1 isoform X1, with the protein MPCGYWALPEVLFQTQPVMVNRNHKPKSSLNARMDNRFATAFVIGCVLSLISTIYMAASIGTDFWYEYRSPIQENSSDSNKIAWEDFLGDEADEKTYNDVLFRYNGSLGLWRRCITIPKNTHWYTPPERTESFDVVTKCMSFTLNEQFMEKYVDPGNHNSGIDLLRTYLWRCQFLLPFVSLGLMCFGALIGLCACICRSLYPTIATGILHLLAGLCTLGSVSCYVAGIELLHQKVELPKDVSGEFGWSFCLACVSAPLQFMASALFIWAAHTNRKEYTLMKAYRVA; encoded by the exons atgccatgtggatactgggcTCTGCCAGAAGTCCTTTTCCAGACACAGCCTGTGATGGTCAACCGGAACCACAAGCCAAAG AGCAGTCTGAATGCCAGAATGGATAACCGTTTTGCTACTGCGTTTGTGATTGGGTGTGTGCTTAGTCTGATTTCCACCATCTACATGGCGGCCTCCATAGGCACGGACTTCTGGTATGAGTATCGAAGTCCCATTCAAGAGAATTCAAGTGACTCGAATAAAATCGCCTGGGAAGATTTCCTCGGTGACGAGGCGGATGAGAAGACTTACAACGATGTTCTGTTCCGATACAACGGCAGCTTGGGACTGTGGAGACGGTGCATCACCATACCCAAAAACACTCACTGGTATACACCCCCGGAGAGGACAG AGTCATTTGATGTGGTTACCAAATGCATGAGTTTCACACTAAACGAGCAGTTCATGGAGAAGTATGTGGATCCCGGGAACCACAATAGCGGCATTGATCTGCTTCGCACCT ACCTTTGGCGTTGTCAGTTCCTTTTACCCTTCGTTAGCTTGGGTTTGATGTGCTTTGGGGCTTTGATTGGACTCTGTGCCTGTATCTGCCGCAGCCTGTATCCCACCATCGCCACAGGCATTCTCCATCTCCTTGCAG GTCTGTGCACACTGGGCTCCGTGAGTTGTTATGTTGCTGGCATTGAACTATTACATCAGAAAGTAGAGCTGCCCaaggatgtatctggagaatttGGATGGTCCTTCTGCCTGGCCTGCGTCTCGGCTCCCTTACAGTTCATGGCGTCTGCTCTCTTCATCTGGGCTGCCCATACCAACCGGAAAGAGTACACCTTAATGAAGGCTTATCGTGTGGCATGA
- the Gpr15 gene encoding G-protein coupled receptor 15, whose translation MEPATALLIVDYYDYTSPDPPILETPSHLSYTSVFLPIFYTVVFLTGVLGNFILMVALHFKRGNRRLIDIFIINLAASDFIFLVTVPLWMDKEASLGLWRTGSFLCKGSSYVISVNMHCSVFLLTCMSMDRYLAIMHPALAKRLRRRSSAYAVCAVVWIISCVLGLPTLLSRELTHIAGKPYCAEKKPTSLKLMWGLVALITTFFVPLLSIVTCYCCITRRLCAHYQQSGKHNKKLKKSIKIVIIAVAAFTVSWVPFNTFKLLAIVSGFQPEGLFHSEALQLAMNVTGPLAFASSCVNPLIYYVFDSYIRRAIVRCLCPCLKTHDFGSSTETSDSHLTKALSNFIHAEDFIRRRKRSVSL comes from the coding sequence ATGGAACCAGCAACAGCCCTGCTGATTGTGGATTACTATGACTACACAAGCCCAGATCCTCCTATCCTGGAGACTCCCTCCCACCTGTCCTACACATCTGTCTTCCTCCCTATCTTTTACACAGTTGTATTCCTGACTGGAGTGTTGGGGAATTTCATCCTCATGGTAGCTCTGCATTTCAAACGCGGCAACCGAAGATTGATCGACATCTTTATCATCAACCTGGCTGCCTCTGACTTCATTTTCCTTGTCACAGTGCCTCTTTGGATGGATAAGGAAGCCTCTCTAGGACTATGGAGGACTGGCTCTTTCCTGTGCAAAGGCAGCTCCTATGTGATCTCCGTGAACATGCACTGTAGTGTCTTCTTGCTCACATGCATGAGCATGGACCGTTACCTGGCTATCATGCACCCAGCCTTAGCCAAGAGATTGCGAAGGAGAAGCTCTGCATATGCAGTGTGTGCCGTCGTCTGGATCATCTCATGCGTCCTGGGGTTGCCCACTCTTCTGTCCAGGGAGCTCACTCACATTGCAGGCAAACCATACTGTGCAGAGAAGAAACCCACGTCCTTAAAACTGATGTGGGGCCTGGTAGCCTTGATTACCACCTTTTTCGTCCCCCTCCTGAGCATTGTGACCTGCTACTGTTGCATCACAAGGAGGCTGTGTGCTCATTACCAGCAGTCGGGAAAGCATAACAAGAAACTAAAGAAGTCCATAAAGATCGTCATTATTGCGGTGGCGGCCTTCACCGTCTCCTGGGTACCCTTTAACACTTTCAAGCTCCTAGCCATTGTTTCAGGGTTCCAGCCAGAAGGCCTTTTTCACTCCGAGGCTTTGCAGCTGGCCATGAATGTGACTGGGCCCTTGGCCTTTGCCAGCAGCTGTGTCAACCCTCTCATTTACTATGTCTTTGACAGCTATATCCGCCGGGCCATTGTACGTTGTCTGTGCCCTTGTCTGAAGACCCACGACTTTGGGAGCAGCACTGAGACATCGGACAGTCACCTCACTAAGGCTCTTTCCAACTTCATTCATGCAGAGGATTTCATCCGGCGGAGGAAGAGGTCTGTGTCACTCTAA
- the Cldnd1 gene encoding claudin domain-containing protein 1 isoform X3, with translation MDNRFATAFVIGCVLSLISTIYMAASIGTDFWYEYRSPIQENSSDSNKIAWEDFLGDEADEKTYNDVLFRYNGSLGLWRRCITIPKNTHWYTPPERTESFDVVTKCMSFTLNEQFMEKYVDPGNHNSGIDLLRTYLWRCQFLLPFVSLGLMCFGALIGLCACICRSLYPTIATGILHLLAGLCTLGSVSCYVAGIELLHQKVELPKDVSGEFGWSFCLACVSAPLQFMASALFIWAAHTNRKEYTLMKAYRVA, from the exons ATGGATAACCGTTTTGCTACTGCGTTTGTGATTGGGTGTGTGCTTAGTCTGATTTCCACCATCTACATGGCGGCCTCCATAGGCACGGACTTCTGGTATGAGTATCGAAGTCCCATTCAAGAGAATTCAAGTGACTCGAATAAAATCGCCTGGGAAGATTTCCTCGGTGACGAGGCGGATGAGAAGACTTACAACGATGTTCTGTTCCGATACAACGGCAGCTTGGGACTGTGGAGACGGTGCATCACCATACCCAAAAACACTCACTGGTATACACCCCCGGAGAGGACAG AGTCATTTGATGTGGTTACCAAATGCATGAGTTTCACACTAAACGAGCAGTTCATGGAGAAGTATGTGGATCCCGGGAACCACAATAGCGGCATTGATCTGCTTCGCACCT ACCTTTGGCGTTGTCAGTTCCTTTTACCCTTCGTTAGCTTGGGTTTGATGTGCTTTGGGGCTTTGATTGGACTCTGTGCCTGTATCTGCCGCAGCCTGTATCCCACCATCGCCACAGGCATTCTCCATCTCCTTGCAG GTCTGTGCACACTGGGCTCCGTGAGTTGTTATGTTGCTGGCATTGAACTATTACATCAGAAAGTAGAGCTGCCCaaggatgtatctggagaatttGGATGGTCCTTCTGCCTGGCCTGCGTCTCGGCTCCCTTACAGTTCATGGCGTCTGCTCTCTTCATCTGGGCTGCCCATACCAACCGGAAAGAGTACACCTTAATGAAGGCTTATCGTGTGGCATGA
- the Cldnd1 gene encoding claudin domain-containing protein 1 isoform X2 gives MGGDRLENKTSVSVASWSSLNARMDNRFATAFVIGCVLSLISTIYMAASIGTDFWYEYRSPIQENSSDSNKIAWEDFLGDEADEKTYNDVLFRYNGSLGLWRRCITIPKNTHWYTPPERTESFDVVTKCMSFTLNEQFMEKYVDPGNHNSGIDLLRTYLWRCQFLLPFVSLGLMCFGALIGLCACICRSLYPTIATGILHLLAGLCTLGSVSCYVAGIELLHQKVELPKDVSGEFGWSFCLACVSAPLQFMASALFIWAAHTNRKEYTLMKAYRVA, from the exons ATGGGCG GTGATAGACTAGAGAACAAGACTTCTGTCTCCGTAGCATCTTGG AGCAGTCTGAATGCCAGAATGGATAACCGTTTTGCTACTGCGTTTGTGATTGGGTGTGTGCTTAGTCTGATTTCCACCATCTACATGGCGGCCTCCATAGGCACGGACTTCTGGTATGAGTATCGAAGTCCCATTCAAGAGAATTCAAGTGACTCGAATAAAATCGCCTGGGAAGATTTCCTCGGTGACGAGGCGGATGAGAAGACTTACAACGATGTTCTGTTCCGATACAACGGCAGCTTGGGACTGTGGAGACGGTGCATCACCATACCCAAAAACACTCACTGGTATACACCCCCGGAGAGGACAG AGTCATTTGATGTGGTTACCAAATGCATGAGTTTCACACTAAACGAGCAGTTCATGGAGAAGTATGTGGATCCCGGGAACCACAATAGCGGCATTGATCTGCTTCGCACCT ACCTTTGGCGTTGTCAGTTCCTTTTACCCTTCGTTAGCTTGGGTTTGATGTGCTTTGGGGCTTTGATTGGACTCTGTGCCTGTATCTGCCGCAGCCTGTATCCCACCATCGCCACAGGCATTCTCCATCTCCTTGCAG GTCTGTGCACACTGGGCTCCGTGAGTTGTTATGTTGCTGGCATTGAACTATTACATCAGAAAGTAGAGCTGCCCaaggatgtatctggagaatttGGATGGTCCTTCTGCCTGGCCTGCGTCTCGGCTCCCTTACAGTTCATGGCGTCTGCTCTCTTCATCTGGGCTGCCCATACCAACCGGAAAGAGTACACCTTAATGAAGGCTTATCGTGTGGCATGA